The following coding sequences lie in one Phragmites australis chromosome 8, lpPhrAust1.1, whole genome shotgun sequence genomic window:
- the LOC133925866 gene encoding uncharacterized protein LOC133925866, producing MAAVMPATPTTPMMTTVPLPDYQVSGAVTAAPRHGASGSVGAFFGVLAAVLLLTVLSCVFGRVCAAQAERPDEWYDCTRLARRRCWRRRAPRLPVPAQDVEEPAAPPPPLPEP from the coding sequence ATGGCAGCCGTCATGCCAGCGACACCGACGACGCCAATGATGACGACGGTGCCCTTACCGGACTACCAGGTGTCCGGCGCGGTCACGGCCGCCCCGCGGCACGGCGCCTCGGGCTCCGTCGGCGCGTTCTTTGGGGTGCTGGCCGCGGTGCTGCTTCTCACCGTGCTTTCCTGCGTCTTCGGCCGGGTGTGCGCGGCGCAGGCCGAGAGACCCGACGAGTGGTACGACTGCACGAGGCTAGCACGCCGGAGGTGCTGGAGGCGGCGCGCGCCCCGGCTGCCGGTGCCAGCTCAGGATGTGGAGGAGCCAGctgcaccgccaccgccactgcCTGAACCGTGA
- the LOC133925867 gene encoding LOW QUALITY PROTEIN: proline-rich receptor-like protein kinase PERK8 (The sequence of the model RefSeq protein was modified relative to this genomic sequence to represent the inferred CDS: inserted 1 base in 1 codon), whose amino-acid sequence MNFSMGGVGQSMLPATSQAYAQQNQQQPPWVASANYSATIGGQGPARSVTASSGDLSVGNTKAFSFDELYEITGGFARDNILGEGGFGCVFKGTLGDGKVVAVKQLKGGGGQGEREFQAEVEIISRVHHRHLVSLVGYCIAEEHRLLVYDFVSNDTLHHHLHGRGRPVMDWPTRVKIAAGSARGLAYLHEDCHLRIIHRDIKSSNILLDDHFEAQVXLFYSKIAIFQKSEQFLLGKVCSAPDVAATVLMVQVADFGLARLAENDVTHVSTRVMGTFGYLAPEYASTGKLTEKSDVFSFGVVLLELITGRKPVDSSRPLGDESLVEWSRPLLNRAIENQEFDKIVDPRLDGNFDDIEMFRVIEVAAACIRHSAARRPKMGQVVRVLDSLTDNDLSNGMQPGKSQMFNVANTADIRQFQRMAFGSQDFSSDYSHSGQA is encoded by the exons ATGAACTTCAGCATGGGCGGCGTGGGCCAGAGTATGTTACCAGCGACGAGCCAGGCATACGCGCAGCAgaaccagcagcagccgccgtgggTCGCATCAGCCAACTACAGCGCGACGATTGGGGGCCAGGGCCCGGCTCGGAGCGTGACGGCGTCGTCGGGCGATCTGAGCGTGGGCAACACCAAGGCGTTCTCGTTCGACGAGCTGTACGAGATCACCGGCGGGTTCGCGCGCGACAACATCCTCGGGGAAGGCGGGTTCGGGTGCGTGTTCAAGGGCACGCTCGGCGACGGCAAGGTGGTTGCCGTGAAGCAGCTCAAGGGCGGCGGTGGGCAGGGCGAGCGCGAGTTCCAGGCGGAGGTGGAGATCATCAGCCGcgtccaccaccgccacctcgTCTCCCTCGTCGGTTACTGCATCGCCGAGGAGCATCGTCTCCTCGTCTACGACTTCGTCTCCAACGACACGCTGCACCACCACCTCCATG GTAGGGGAAGGCCGGTGATGGACTGGCCGACGAGGGTCAAGATCGCGGCGGGCTCGGCGCGCGGATTGGCCTACCTGCATGAGGATT GTCATCTAAGGATCATCCACAGGGACATCAAGTCCTCAAACATCCTGCTTGATGACCATTTTGAAGCTCAGG TGTTGTTCTACAGCAAAATTGCAATATTTCAGAAATCTGAACAATTCCTTTTGGGGAAGGTATGTTCAGCTCCTGATGTTGCTGCAACTGTGCTCATGGTCCAGGTTGCGGACTTCGGGCTCGCCAGGCTAGCGGAGAATGACGTCACGCACGTCTCAACACGTGTGATGGGAACATTCGG GTACTTGGCTCCAGAGTATGCGTCGACGGGGAAGCTGACCGAAAAATCAGATGTGTTCTCCTTCGGTGTCGTGCTTTTGGAGCTCATCACCGGTCGGAAGCCCGTCGATTCATCGCGTCCCCTCGGCGACGAGAGCCTTGTGGAGTGG TCAAGACCGCTACTGAACCGCGCAATTGAGAACCAGGAGTTTGACAAGATAGTAGACCCCCGCCTTGATGGGAACTTCGATGATATTGAAATGTTCCGTGTGATTGAGGTGGCCGCGGCATGCATCCGGCATTCAGCTGCCAGGAGGCCCAAGATGGGGCAG GTTGTCAGGGTCCTCGACAGCCTGACAGATAACGATCTCAGCAACGGCATGCAGCCAGGGAAGAGCCAGATGTTCAACGTTGCCAACACGGCGGACATCAGACAGTTCCAGAGGATGGCGTTCGGTAGCCAGGACTTTAGCTCGGATTACAGCCACTCAGGTCAAGCATAA
- the LOC133927635 gene encoding glycine-rich cell wall structural protein 1-like encodes MAPRRIGDAVGCAACGGGDALEEGGVACERGVGGADGGGGACTEVGGGAALSGGGGATAGGGGGEDVGTGAGGGGGNAAGGRADDASGGGGAVSTGEGGGGASAGADGGGGVGEEAEGGGGAEDDDDGGGVEEESGGGGEESAGIDGEDEEGGRTVPGVASVFAAPPTAAAAAPVAGAWSRVLIVKQFYYCKS; translated from the exons ATGGCGCCTCGCCGGATAG GTGATGCGGTTGGCTGCGCAGCGTGTGGCGGAGGAGACGCGCTCGAAGAAGGTGGCGTGGCGTGTGAGCGGGGCGTCGGGGGAGCagacggcggtggcggtgccTGCACGGAGGTAGGCGGAGGAGCGGCGTTGTCCGGTGGGGGCGGTGCGACGGCggggggaggaggcggagagGACGTCGGCACCGGCGCCGGTGGCGGGGGCGGCAATGCGGCTGGTGGACGGGCAGACGACGCCTCCGGTGGCGGAGGGGCAGTGTCAACCGGtgaaggaggaggcggcgcaaGCGCCGGCGCTGATGGTGGCGGCGGAgtaggagaagaggcggaaggtggtggtggagcagaggacgATGATGACGGAGGAGGAGTGGAAGAAGAGtcaggaggcggcggcgaagaGTCGGCCGGCATTGacggcgaagatgaggagggaGGAAGGACAGTGCCCGGCGTTGCCAGCGTGTTTGCTGCGCCACCGACTGCCGCCGCGGCGGCACCAGTGGCCGGAGCTTGGAGCAGAGTTCTCATTGTGAAGCAGTTCTACTACTGCAAGAGCTGA